AGCTAAGTATCGCTAGGCGTGCAGGCTTTACCGGAAAAACCACCGCCATGAAAACCGAAGTCGGTAAAGCACTAAACGAGCTGATTAAAGCGGGATTCATTAAGAAACTATACGAGGGTGAAAAGGGTACTGCAGGGGCACCGGCTGGTCATCCTGCCACCTGGAAAATGACGCTACCGGGCGAGTCCGTAAAAGCTATCGAGGAACTATTTCCACCGAAGGGACATAGAGAAGAAGAGGCACGGGGCACCGGACGAGAGGAAACATGGGGCATGGGGGAAGTGGATTCTGCAACTTGGGACGGTAGATCGGATAACCATGACCGCGAGGCAGACCCAACAGGGAACGGTACCTTGCACCCAACAGGGAACGTGACCTTATGGGTACAAGGTGACGCACCCTTACGGGTACAAGGTAACGCACCCTTGCACACAACCTCTGATTCAACCTCAGATTCAAATTTAGATAACAACCCCGGTTGTACGAACAAGTTAGTACCGGGCAAGCGCACCTCAATTCCAAAAGCTGATGAAAAACCACTCTGGTTAAAACGCGTCGAGGAAAAACGCCAAAAGCAAAAAGATAACCGCCTACCGGCGGGGCATGGACAAGAAGATTACGTTCCTGGGCAAATCGTTCAGGACTGGGTAACGGACAACTAGAAAGAAGCAAGCAATGACACGAGTATTAGCAACCCGTCGCACTGGATCAACCGCATTCATCGGCATTGACCAATCACGAGACAATCCAGACATGATGTTCATCTCAACACCCAACATGGTCGAGCTGACACGCGGACAAGTCCTAGACCTTATCGAAGCACTCAGAGCAGAAGCACACAACATTTGGGGAGGAAACATTGAGTAAACTTCCCACACCATGCGTGCGATGCGGGCAACCCACCAAAGGCGCATGCGACTGCATCAAACCCAAAACAGTCAACGACCACATCAAACAAAAACCAACCCGCAAACAACGAGGCTACGACTACGCCTGGGAAAAACTCAGCCTGCGGGCACGCAAGCTACAACCCTTCTGCACAGACTGCAACACCACCGAAGACCTACAAGCCGACCACTCAGTGCAAGCATGGGAACGAAAAGCCAAAGGCCTCCCAATCCGCCTACAAGACATAGACGTTGTATGCGGAACCTGCAACCGAGCCAGAGGAGCAGCACGCGGTTTAAACGCCCGTAGAGACACCAAACCCTCAAACGATACCTACATACCCAAACACGCTAAAAGTCGCTCAGACAGCCACACAGCGCCCCAGGGGACTATCCCCAAGCAAGAGCAACCCGAGCCCGATGGCCCCAACAGTTCAGTTAATTACTTTCCATACGATTGGACTGATGAGTGAGAGCGGGGCCGAAAGCGGCTGCGGAGCTTTCACCACTTGATTGGAAGCCGCGTTCTAAGGGCGCTGATCAGTTGAAACTGTTTGGGGAGAAGTTTCTGGTCACACCTAAGGGCAAGGGTGCGGGTAAGCCGTTCAGGTTGCATGATTGGCAGCACGCTATGACGGCCACACTGTATGAACCTGCCGTTGATATGTGCGTGTGGGTGATTCCACGCGGTAACGGCAAGTCGGGGCTGGCGGCTGCGATCGCTTTGCATCATGTGTTTATGTCGGGCATCGAGGGGGCGCGCTGCATCATTGTGGCGCAGGATGAACGACGCGCTATGTCCATGTTGGATACAGCTAAGCGCATGGTTGCTTTGTCACCTGAGTTGGAGAAGCGCACAAAGATTTACCGTGATCGCATTGAGATTCCGGGGTCTAATTCGATGGTGGTGGCGTTGCCTGGTGAAGCTCACCGTATCGAGGGTGAGGATGCAACGTTGGTGATCATTGATGAAATTGGGTTTGTGCCTAAAGCGGCGTTTGAAGCTGCGATCCTTTCGACTGGTAAGCGTGGTGATGATTCGGGGAAGGTGTTGGCTATTGGTACGCCTTCACCGGCGAAGTTCCGTGAGATTAGTCCGTTGTGGGATTTGGTGATTCAGGGGCGTTCTAATCCTGATGATCCTAGTTTCGCGTTGGTTGAGTTTGGTGCGGATCCTAAGTTGCCGATTGATGATCCTGAGACGTGGCGGATAGCTAACCCGGCGTTCTCAGATGAGGGTTGGTTGACTGAGAAGGCTATCCGTGCGCAGGCACCACCGAAAACCCGTGAGTTGGAGTTTAGGCGCGCTAGGTTGGGGCAGTGGACGGAGCAGTCTACAGAACCAGCGTTCCCGGTTGATAAGTGGATGGCGTGCGAGCGTGCGGGCGTGAAGATTCCGCACGGTTCTAAGGTTGTTTTGGCGTTTGATGGTTCCGCTTCTGATGACTCAACAGCGATTGTGGTGGGCAGTGTGTCAAAGAAGCCGCATTATCAAATTGGTGGGTTGTGGGAGCCACACAAGGAAGATGACGGCTATCAGGTCAATCACCTTGAGGTTGAGGACACCATCAGGGAACTGTGCAAGCAGTTCGACGTGCAGGAAATCATTGCCGACCCTTATCGTTGGCAACGTTCTTTGCAGGTGTTGGAGGAAGAGGGCTTACCGGTTTACGCCTATCCGCAGACACCACAACGGCAAACACCGGCGACTAATGATCTACGTGGCGCGGTGAATGCGGGGTTGTTGACTCATTCGGGGGAGAAAGAGTTCAACGCCCATGTGCTGCGTGCTTCTGTCGCTGAAACACAGCGCGGCGTGAAGCTAGTGAAACAGTCGAGCACACAGAAGATCGACTTGGCTGTTTGTTTAATGATGGCGCACAGTCGCGTGTCGTGGCTGGCGGGGTTGGGTAAGAAGAAAAACAAAGCTTGGGGGCATAAATCATGACAGTTCATGTGGAAAAATTGTTAGGCAAGTTGGATCGAGCACAGCCGGTGATCGCTGGCCGTGATAGGCGTTATCGAGGGGAGCAGCCGTTAAGGTTTACGACTGTTCCTGTCGAAGGGGAATACAAACAGTTTGCGGTGAACATTTATCGCGCTGCGGTTAACGCTGTTGCGGAGCGCATGCGGGTGAAGAAGATCCGTGTCGAAGTCGATGGCGAGGACTTGTCCGAAGATATTTACTCAATTTGGGACATGTTGGGCATGGACATGAAACTACAGTCCACCATCGCTGACGTGTTGGCGGTTGGTTCTGCGTATCTCATTGTGTGGATGAAAAACGGGCAACCAGTGATCACGGTTGAATCTGCGGAGCATGTGACCACGATGTCTGATCCGGTGGATGGCACCATCACGGAGGCTGTTAAACGCTGGTATGAGTACGACGCGGACGGTATCGAAGTGTCGGAGCGTGTTGTTCATTATGGGCCGTTTTGGGTGGTGACTTATCACCGTGGGGCTAATGGTCAATTGGTGGAAGATAGTCGCGTACAGAACCCGCTAGGGGTCGTTCCGGTGGTGCCGCTGATCAATGCGGAACGTATCGGCGATGAGTGTGGTCATTCTGTCATTGATGACTTGTCCAACCTTGTTGATGCGCTCAGTAAAACGTTGTCGGATATGCTTATCGCTTCTGAGTTGGTGGCGCGTCCGAAGCGTTATGCGACTGGTGTGTCGTTGGAAGAGTCTTTGGACGACGGGTTCAGTGCTGATGATCCGGTCGTGGAGGAGTTCGAGCATACGCCGGTGCAAGTCCCGTTTGCTGATGGTGAAGATTTGTTCATCACGGAATCAGAGGCGGCGAAGTTTGGGCAGTTACCGGGCGCTGACCTAGCCGGCTATAAAACAACCGTGGATTTGTTGTTGCAGCAGATCATGACGGTTTCGGGGTTGCCTGCGCACATGGTGGGCATTACGACCGCTAACCCGTCGTCAGCGGACGCTATTCGGGCCGCAGAAGCGTCTCTAACAGCCCGTGCGGAATCCCGTGGCCTTGCCCTTGCTTTGGGCATTGAAAACGCCTTAAAGCTTGTTACAGCGTTCTACACAGATGTTCCCGTTGACCGTATTGGGACGTGGATTGAGTGGCGTGATTTCGGCAGTAAATCGCAGGCACAGGAAGCCGATGCGATCACCAAGCTTCACAGTTTGGGGATCATGACCACTGATGAAGCACGTGAGGCGTTGGGGTTGCGGAAACTATGAAAGCATTAGAAGTCGCTTATCAACGTGTCGAGGTGGAAACAGCGGAACTCATGCGAGACCTCATCATTTCGCATGGTGTACCCACCAACAGCACCCAAGCACACGCCCTTGCCCAAGAGCTTTATTTACCCATCATGGAATCCCGTAACCGCATGTGGATGCGAGAAGCGGAAGCCATCGCCAAAGAGTTCCCAGACGTGGAAATCGGCGACATTGCCCCCTACAACATGCAGTCCACACAGAAGCTTGTGATGAACTGTGCGGGGCTGAACAAGGAGGCACGTTCAACTGTCCTTCTTGAATACTATGACCCCGAGACGCAGAAGATGCGAAAAACACGCATGACCCCATACCTTGACCCTGATGATCCAACGATTATCGCGGCGTTTGAGAAACGAGTCCACGCGGCAACCGCTAGGCACATCAAGCAAGCATCCCGTGACCTCATCGAGGAAACAGCCTACAAAAACGGCATGGGGTGGGCTAGGCAGTTAACGGGTAAAGAAAACTGCACCATGTGCGCGTTGTTGGCTTCACGTGGTGCGGTGTATCGAGAAGATACGGTTCTCACCAAACGGGACGGGTCGCGCTATCACGACAACTGTGATTGTACGGCGACGCTGGTTAAAGGTGGCCGGTATGAAGGCGATGATGAAGCTCAGGAGCTTTATGGGCTGTGGTTGAAGGCCGGTGGGGATATGTCGGAGTTCGGGAAGCTTTACAGGGAGGCGATGAGTTTTGTCGGTGTGGCCGCTTAAAAAAACTGTGATGAAACCCGGTGAACCCACAATTGACTATGACCGCTTCGGCAACGAGATTATCAGGCCTGGCGTGCCGGTCGAAGTGAATGTGGTGGGGTGGGAGGTTACCCGCTCAACTGAGGGTGATCCCGATTCGATCCTGCGGACGGTAGACGAACTGCAAATCTTTGCACCGCCTGGAACGTTCGCCG
The window above is part of the Corynebacterium deserti GIMN1.010 genome. Proteins encoded here:
- a CDS encoding VG15 protein yields the protein MKALEVAYQRVEVETAELMRDLIISHGVPTNSTQAHALAQELYLPIMESRNRMWMREAEAIAKEFPDVEIGDIAPYNMQSTQKLVMNCAGLNKEARSTVLLEYYDPETQKMRKTRMTPYLDPDDPTIIAAFEKRVHAATARHIKQASRDLIEETAYKNGMGWARQLTGKENCTMCALLASRGAVYREDTVLTKRDGSRYHDNCDCTATLVKGGRYEGDDEAQELYGLWLKAGGDMSEFGKLYREAMSFVGVAA
- a CDS encoding terminase TerL endonuclease subunit, producing MTATLYEPAVDMCVWVIPRGNGKSGLAAAIALHHVFMSGIEGARCIIVAQDERRAMSMLDTAKRMVALSPELEKRTKIYRDRIEIPGSNSMVVALPGEAHRIEGEDATLVIIDEIGFVPKAAFEAAILSTGKRGDDSGKVLAIGTPSPAKFREISPLWDLVIQGRSNPDDPSFALVEFGADPKLPIDDPETWRIANPAFSDEGWLTEKAIRAQAPPKTRELEFRRARLGQWTEQSTEPAFPVDKWMACERAGVKIPHGSKVVLAFDGSASDDSTAIVVGSVSKKPHYQIGGLWEPHKEDDGYQVNHLEVEDTIRELCKQFDVQEIIADPYRWQRSLQVLEEEGLPVYAYPQTPQRQTPATNDLRGAVNAGLLTHSGEKEFNAHVLRASVAETQRGVKLVKQSSTQKIDLAVCLMMAHSRVSWLAGLGKKKNKAWGHKS
- a CDS encoding phage portal protein; its protein translation is MTVHVEKLLGKLDRAQPVIAGRDRRYRGEQPLRFTTVPVEGEYKQFAVNIYRAAVNAVAERMRVKKIRVEVDGEDLSEDIYSIWDMLGMDMKLQSTIADVLAVGSAYLIVWMKNGQPVITVESAEHVTTMSDPVDGTITEAVKRWYEYDADGIEVSERVVHYGPFWVVTYHRGANGQLVEDSRVQNPLGVVPVVPLINAERIGDECGHSVIDDLSNLVDALSKTLSDMLIASELVARPKRYATGVSLEESLDDGFSADDPVVEEFEHTPVQVPFADGEDLFITESEAAKFGQLPGADLAGYKTTVDLLLQQIMTVSGLPAHMVGITTANPSSADAIRAAEASLTARAESRGLALALGIENALKLVTAFYTDVPVDRIGTWIEWRDFGSKSQAQEADAITKLHSLGIMTTDEAREALGLRKL